In Lycium ferocissimum isolate CSIRO_LF1 chromosome 11, AGI_CSIRO_Lferr_CH_V1, whole genome shotgun sequence, a single genomic region encodes these proteins:
- the LOC132037565 gene encoding uncharacterized protein LOC132037565, whose product MASVSFKYWDDCVDPHDLEAMWVDPDVRAEWLNAGETKGSKVHLSRDPDGQPYLTQTEMKAVAGIIVRRHFVSHIDSDMLCAIAELESDRQLLATRYNKKSKEITMGIMQILPKTADWLVSDLGYRTYEVATDSKLLYKPFVNVYLGAAYLKWLSNYEQKERSEEFMVRAYKGGTKKATHKSTLPFWRSYLSVKQTLPSRKIFDVNPLPPSASASGIPEKKGPVNTTWDSRTCTEDMEEMWNHLSVSKEWSKSGEKRGHVRFSHDTEKRPYLSRVELRAVAEVIISKYFSTRGLKPTVLCAIAEIVTMRFVEGIGQRTGLMGIDYPTSRWLHKDLGYKAYKVESVEDLTKPFVSMYFGAAYVAWLSEYEGRERSLQFVVQAYLAGPQNVNLQETGPMWLRFEEALSRYEDSRREAAGSCNIL is encoded by the exons ATGGCTTCGGTTAGCTTCAAATATTGGGATGATTGTGTGGATCCTCATGATCTGGAAGCCATGTGGGTCGATCCAGATGTTAGAGCCGAATGGCTTAACGCTGGAGAAACTAAGGGATCAAAAGTTCACCTCTCACGTGATCCTGATGGTCAGCCTTATCTAACACAAACAGAAATGAAG GCAGTAGCAGGTATTATTGTCCGAAGGCATTTTGTATCGCATATTGATTCG GATATGCTTTGCGCTATTGCTGAGCTTGAAAGTGACCGGCAGCTTCTTGCAACACGGTACAATAAAAAGTCAAAAGAGATTACTATGGGAATTATGCAGATTTTGCCAAAAACTGCAGACTGGTTGGTGAg TGATTTGGGTTACCGAACATATGAGGTGGCAACGGATTCAAAACTTCTTTACAAGCCTTTTGTAAATGTATATCTTGGAGCTGCATATCTGAAGTGGCTGTCAAATTATGAACAAAA AGAGAGAAGTGAAGAGTTCATGGTGAGAGCTTACAAGGGTGGTACTAAGAAGGCAACTCATAAGTCCACTTTGCCATTTTGGAGAAGTTATCTCTCTGTCAAACAAACCCTGCCATCGAG GAAAATCTTTGACGTCAATCCTTTGCCCCCTTCAGCATCTGCTTCTGGAATTCCTGAAAAGAAAG GTCCAGTGAATACAACGTGGGATTCTAGAACTTGTACAGAAGACATGGAAGAAATGTGGAATCATCTCAGCGTGAGCAAGGAGTGGAGCAAGTCAGGGGAGAAAAGAGGCCATGTACGGTTTTCTCATGATACTGAAAAGAGACCATATCTTTCTCGGGTAGAACTGAGG GCAGTTGCAGAAgtaattatttcaaaatacttcagcACAAGAGGGCTGAAACCT ACTGTCCTGTGTGCTATTGCTGAGATCGTGACCATGCGTTTTGTTGAGGGAATTGGACAGCGTACTGGATTGATGGGAATTGACTATCCCACATCACGCTGGCTACACAA GGACTTGGGCTACAAGGCGTACAAAGTGGAGTCAGTTGAGGATCTTACAAAGCCATTTGTTTCCATGTACTTTGGCGCAGCCTATGTGGCTTGGCTATCAGAGTACGAGGGAAG AGAAAGGAGTCTCCAGTTTGTTGTCCAGGCATATCTTGCTGGACCCCAGAATGTGAACTTGCAGGAGACCGGTCCTATGTGGCTTAGATTTGAGGAAGCACTAAGCCGTTATGAAGATTCAAGAAG GGAAGCAGCAGGTAGTTGCAATATTTTGTGA